One Maribacter sp. HTCC2170 genomic window, ATTAGTGTACTCATCGGATGCGAGTGATGATAAAATTTTATCGATTATAGAACGATATTCTACATCGGAATATGCATCCAACTCGATTAAAGCTGAGACTGTAATTGCCGCCGCCGAAACATCCCTAGGTTCATTTGGGATTTTTGGAGCATTATAATCCCAATAAGGGATACCATCTTCAGGTAGAGTTTTGTAGGATACGATAAAATCGGCAATTTTTTGCGCCTGCTCCAAATATTTGGAATCTTTTGTATAGCGATAACATACCGTATAGCCATAAAGGCCCCAGGCTTGCCCTCTTGCCCAGGCGCTTTCATGTTCAAAGCCTTGAGCAGTTTGTTTGCTGCGCACCTCACCTGTTTCAGGATTATAATCGACCACGTGATAGGAGCTATTGTCGTCCCTAAAATGATTCTTAAGGGTGGTGCTGGCATGTGTGATGGCAGCTTCTTTGTATTTTTTATTTCCAGTAAGCTCGGTAAGCTCAAATAGCATTTCAAGATTCATCATATTATCAATAATTACCGGAAACATCCAGTTTCTTTCAGATTGCCACCCTTTGTCAACGTCCCAACTTTTGATACACCCTACAGTTGGGTCAAAGCGTGTCATTAAAGAATCTCCGGCCGTAATCATAACTTCTTTAAACACCTCATTCTTGGTCAATCGGTAACCATTTCCATAAGAACAATTGAAAACAAACCCTAAATCATGATATGTGGTGAAATTTTTATGATCTTCAAACAAAGCTTGAAACTTTTCCGCTGCTGTTTTCCATTTTTCATCTTTTGTGAACTCATATAGATACCAACAACTACCTGGGAAAAAACCTTCGGTCCAGTCAAAACCTTTGTTTGCCCAATGCATGTTGCCATCA contains:
- a CDS encoding glycoside hydrolase family 88 protein; this translates as MNLSKILFVIILAGMSFSCKENKTRDKATSGKEVAFSPIEHSKEQLTLQLIDAEKANRIPRTIDVDGNMHWANKGFDWTEGFFPGSCWYLYEFTKDEKWKTAAEKFQALFEDHKNFTTYHDLGFVFNCSYGNGYRLTKNEVFKEVMITAGDSLMTRFDPTVGCIKSWDVDKGWQSERNWMFPVIIDNMMNLEMLFELTELTGNKKYKEAAITHASTTLKNHFRDDNSSYHVVDYNPETGEVRSKQTAQGFEHESAWARGQAWGLYGYTVCYRYTKDSKYLEQAQKIADFIVSYKTLPEDGIPYWDYNAPKIPNEPRDVSAAAITVSALIELDAYSDVEYRSIIDKILSSLASDEYTNKTGENKNFILKHSVGSIPHGAEIDVPLNYADYYYLEALTRYQKSYAN